The stretch of DNA ACTCACAATTCCGGAGCTTTCAGCACTAAAAATATTCAGTTTTCCAGAGACGGCTCACATTTTTCTTTCTCAGATATGTCCGTCTTTTTTCTTTCCTGCGCAAGATTCCGTCCAAGCAGAGTCAGGCATACAAATGCAATCCCTGCAAAAACAGCTCCGATTCCAAATACCACATTCATCTCATAGCATTTGCTGCTCACCAGACCGGAGATCGCCGGTGCGCCAAAGGTTGCAAATACGATGCCGAACATGACGAATCCGTAATTTTCTCCGGTGTGCTTCATTCCGAAAACAGAGCTTGTCAGAGACGGGAAGCTTCCCATGATACCTCCGTAGCAGCCGTACATCAGAACAATGGCAACCGTTACTGCCAGGGAGCTTGATACAGCGAGAACTCCCATAGCGATCACCGCCACGATCAGCACTCCTTTGATGCAGACGATCCTGCCTGCTTTATCTGCCAGTGTTGGAAGTACCAGTCTTGCTCCCGCATTGACAATGGATCCAAGCATAACGGCGCTGACTGCCACTGCAGACGGGATTCCAAGGTCGATCTGGTAAGTCTGGGATACCGGTGAAACCATAAAATAAGAAATCAGTCCAAAGAACATGGTTGCAAGAAGAAGATAAAAATTTCTTGTCCGCATCATCTCTCCGGATGTATACTGCTTCATCTCCGGTGTCCCGGACTTTGCCGCAGAGCCACCTGCGTTCACCAGACTCTTAACGGGTGCCTGAAAAAAGATGCCGCACAGGATCCAGGAAACTGCGATGGCTACCCCAATGATCAAAAAGGTTTTCTGCACGCCCTCTGCCTC from Blautia sp. SC05B48 encodes:
- a CDS encoding MFS transporter yields the protein MTGIQKKQRLLTMIFGAFAIFFTGYPHVWSIYQPYVMEQAGWSQGQASMCFYLALSTFVFGNIVGGRMQNRFKEKTIVWIGGGIFAAGILASAFLIVPTPLPMYLSYGVMQGFGQGMIYTVILATVQRWFPDRTGFASGVVVTANGLCGFFLAPLSRKLLEAEGVQKTFLIIGVAIAVSWILCGIFFQAPVKSLVNAGGSAAKSGTPEMKQYTSGEMMRTRNFYLLLATMFFGLISYFMVSPVSQTYQIDLGIPSAVAVSAVMLGSIVNAGARLVLPTLADKAGRIVCIKGVLIVAVIAMGVLAVSSSLAVTVAIVLMYGCYGGIMGSFPSLTSSVFGMKHTGENYGFVMFGIVFATFGAPAISGLVSSKCYEMNVVFGIGAVFAGIAFVCLTLLGRNLAQERKKTDISEKEKCEPSLEN